AGAGCCGTTGTGATTGGAGCAAGCGCTGGTGCGATCAACATGTCCGCTAAATGGTTATGCTCGAAAAACTTTGGCTATAAAGTTGAAATAAGCTCTGTTTACGACGGAATCGGCCTTGACGATTTTTCCGTCCTGTCTCATTTTGATCTTGAAAATAACATTGCGTTGGTTCAAGGCGAACTGTCTCCCTTATCGGAAGAAATGAATATTTATGCGTCGAACAAAGATTTCGCTGTACGTGTAAAGGGAGACAAAATCGACATTTTAGGCAATGTATATTTAATTTCCCACTCAAAGATTCAGAAATTAGATGAGACGCTCTAGTTGTGGTGAATGGCTAACACACGAGTTTTTTCTTGTTATCAACGAGTTTGAATTTAAAGACAGATATGAATGGTACAGTACTGATCGGCATATATGGGAAAATAAAGCTGTATTATCGGATGATATTATCCTGTACATGATGGACTTCTTGAACTGGGTTCCCTCATTTAACCCCGAAACTAAAGAGAGTGGAAATGGACTAAATTACTATGGGATAACCGTTATTCATAACGTTGGTGCAGATAAGCTAATAAGTGTATTAGACAAGTGGCTGAATTTATTTGATGAAGCACCAGACACATTTAGTTTAAGAGGAGATACCATTTGGAAAGAAGAGGATAACGGAGAAGGTTACTGGGAGCAAACAATAAATAGGATGAATAGAGAAAGAATGCAAAGTGAATTAAACCAATTGATTGGGTTAGCTGTCAAAGCTACGAATAATAATCAATTAATTATTCATTTTGGAATCTAAAACAACCAGGTCCATTAAATTAACGAGGAACTTTAGTGCAAAATGCAATAATAAGGGCAGCGATCACTTAGATCAGCTGCCTTTGCTCAACTAACGGGCAGTTTAGCGAAGTAGATAAGTTGATTATGGTTTATGTTAGAATTGACCAAAGGGAAACGGGAGGAATCTTGATGAATATTAGAGTTTTGGATGAGCACGATGCAAGGTTCTATCAGGAATTGCGATTAAGTGCCCTGAGAATAAATCCAGAGGCTTTTGGTTCGACTTACGAGCGAGAAGTAAAATTTTCATTGGAAATGGTAGTAGAGCGAATTAAGCCCACAGAGGGCAAGTTTGTACTTGGAGCTTTTGATAATAATGGTTCGTTAGTTGGAATCGTAGCTTTTGTAAGGGAAAGCGTTCTGAAAACCGTCCATAAAGGCAATGTTTTCGGGATGTATGTGGCACCCGAAAAGAGAGGTATAGGCTTGGGGAAATCGCTATTGCTTGAACTAATTAATAAAGCAAGAGCGTGCGAAGGAATAGAGCAAATAAACTTAGCCGTTATGTCTGAAAATGACTATGCAAAAAAGCTTTACAATTCCATAGGATTCAAAGTATATGGTGTGGAACAAAGAGCCTTAAAGTACAACGGTATGTATTTTGATGAGGATTTTATGGTTCTAAGACTGTAAATCCGCTCAACAAACGGATACGATAGTTCAACAAATACATGGAGCAGTTTGCCGGTGGCAGCTTCTCCATGTATTTGTTGATGCATTTATGCGTGGTGACGGAAACAATCACCACCGCTGCAATCATTTCTTAATCTACTAATAGTAAGTTTAAGCGAGTAATAAGCGACTATTCAACTAACCTTTAAATTCCATAAAGATTGTTAGCCGCGCGAACATTACGAGATAATAGGAATCGGAATGATAGATATGAGACGACAAGTAGTATAGAGACGATTATAAATAATACAGAG
The window above is part of the Paenibacillus lutimineralis genome. Proteins encoded here:
- a CDS encoding GNAT family N-acetyltransferase, with protein sequence MNIRVLDEHDARFYQELRLSALRINPEAFGSTYEREVKFSLEMVVERIKPTEGKFVLGAFDNNGSLVGIVAFVRESVLKTVHKGNVFGMYVAPEKRGIGLGKSLLLELINKARACEGIEQINLAVMSENDYAKKLYNSIGFKVYGVEQRALKYNGMYFDEDFMVLRL